The Streptococcus sp. VT 162 genome has a window encoding:
- a CDS encoding galactose-1-phosphate uridylyltransferase (catalyzes the formation of alpha-D-glucose 1-phosphate and UDP-galactose from UDP-glucose and alpha-D-galactose 1-phosphate in galactose metabolism) has product MTLVDKFVTHIIAESTFEEMDRIYLTNRVLARVGEGVLEVETDMDKLIDLKDQLVEEAVRLETIEDSQTAREILGAELMDLVTPCPSQVNRDFWATYAQSPEQAIADFYQLSQKNDYIKLKAIAKNIAYRVPSNYGELEITINLSKPEKDPKEIAAAKLVQASNYPQCQLCLENEGYHGRVNHPARSNHRIIRFEMEGQEWGFQYSPYAYFNEHCIFLDGQHRPMAISRQSFERLLAIVEQFPGYFAGSNADLPIVGGSILTHDHYQGGRHVFPMELAPLQQTFRFTGFEQVKAGIVKWPMSVLRLTSDFKEDLTNLADKILQEWRQYSDPSVQILAETDGTLHHTITPIARKRDGQFELDLVLRDNQTSLEHPDGIYHPHKDVQHIKKENIGLIEVMGLAILPPRLKAEVEQVASYLVGEEVSVASYHQEWADQLKVQHPDLKDKEKALEIVRDSVGAIFARVLEDAGVYKQTEQGQAAFMRFVEQVGILPD; this is encoded by the coding sequence GTGACCTTAGTAGATAAATTTGTAACACATATCATTGCAGAAAGTACCTTTGAGGAAATGGATCGAATCTACCTGACCAATCGTGTTTTGGCACGAGTGGGAGAAGGTGTTTTGGAAGTTGAGACTGATATGGATAAATTGATTGACCTCAAGGACCAGCTTGTCGAGGAGGCGGTTAGACTAGAAACCATTGAGGATAGTCAGACTGCGCGTGAAATCCTTGGTGCTGAACTAATGGACTTGGTAACCCCTTGTCCAAGTCAGGTCAACCGTGATTTCTGGGCAACCTATGCCCAATCTCCTGAGCAGGCAATTGCGGATTTCTATCAACTTAGCCAGAAAAACGACTACATCAAACTCAAGGCCATTGCTAAGAATATTGCTTATCGTGTACCGTCTAACTACGGTGAACTGGAGATTACTATCAATCTGTCTAAACCTGAAAAGGATCCAAAGGAGATTGCGGCAGCCAAGTTGGTGCAAGCTAGCAATTATCCCCAATGTCAGCTCTGTCTAGAGAACGAAGGCTACCATGGTCGGGTTAACCACCCAGCTCGCAGCAATCACCGCATTATCCGTTTCGAAATGGAGGGTCAGGAGTGGGGCTTCCAGTATTCGCCCTATGCTTATTTTAATGAGCACTGTATTTTCTTAGATGGACAGCATCGTCCTATGGCCATTAGTCGGCAGAGTTTTGAGCGTTTGTTGGCTATCGTAGAGCAGTTCCCAGGTTATTTTGCGGGCTCAAATGCCGACCTGCCGATTGTGGGGGGCTCTATCTTAACCCACGACCACTATCAGGGGGGACGACATGTTTTTCCTATGGAATTAGCTCCTCTGCAACAGACCTTCCGTTTTACTGGTTTTGAACAGGTAAAGGCTGGGATTGTCAAGTGGCCTATGTCAGTGCTTCGCTTGACTTCGGATTTCAAGGAGGATTTGACCAACTTGGCTGATAAGATTTTGCAGGAATGGCGCCAGTATTCAGATCCTAGTGTGCAGATTTTAGCAGAGACGGACGGGACACTGCACCACACTATCACACCGATTGCGCGTAAGCGTGATGGACAGTTTGAGTTGGACTTAGTCTTGCGGGACAATCAAACCTCTCTAGAGCATCCTGACGGTATCTATCATCCCCACAAGGATGTCCAACATATCAAGAAGGAAAATATCGGCTTGATTGAGGTTATGGGCTTGGCTATCCTGCCTCCACGTCTGAAAGCAGAAGTGGAGCAAGTTGCTAGCTATCTTGTAGGAGAAGAAGTCTCAGTTGCCTCTTATCATCAGGAATGGGCAGACCAACTCAAAGTTCAACATCCAGACCTAAAAGATAAAGAAAAAGCCCTTGAAATCGTCAGGGACTCTGTAGGAGCTATCTTTGCGCGCGTTCTAGAGGATGCAGGAGTTTATAAGCAGACGGAACAAGGACAGGCAGCCTTTATGCGCTTTGTAGAACAGGTCGGAATTTTGCCAGACTAG